Proteins from one Chiloscyllium punctatum isolate Juve2018m chromosome 4, sChiPun1.3, whole genome shotgun sequence genomic window:
- the LOC140476148 gene encoding protein FAM181A-like: MASADSEVKTLLNFVNLASSDIKAALDKSAPCRRSVDHRKYLQKQLKRFSQKYTRMPRCHSGRLLDSGSKRGPDEQSRPCVLQLRASAAADSGEPPLPLPLPPARHGQVPMRKRQLPASFWEEPRPGKSLPPPRELLLLPPPPPPPPPPGERGGSPAGVSPGPAAKQEPRCERAEPLRLQLASLARTVTLCTCCPLQYHRLYQSHMALPHAASPDMGIWRKAANLPAELHAYSKDSLNGQRIHKPVVLKPIPTKPTVPPPLYNVYGFL; encoded by the coding sequence ATGGCATCAGCGGACAGCGAGGTGAAAACGCTGCTGAACTTTGTCAACTTGGCTTCGAGCGACATCAAGGCAGCGCTGGACAAGTCGGCCCCCTGTCGGCGCTCGGTGGACCACAGGAAATACCTGCAGAAGCAGCTCAAGCGCTTCTCGCAGAAATACACGCGGATGCCGCGGTGTCACTCCGGGCGGCTGCTGGACTCCGGGTCGAAGCGAGGGCCGGACGAGCAAAGCCGGCCCTGTGTGCTCCAGCTCCGAGCTTCAGCAGCCGCAGACAGCGGGGAGCCGCCGCTGCCGCTTCCTCTGCCGCCGGCCCGGCACGGTCAGGTCCCCATGAGGAAAAGACAGCTGCCCGCCTCCTTCTGGGAAGAGCCGAGGCCCGGGAAAAGCCTGCCGCCTCCCCgggagctgctgctgctgccgccGCCGCCCCCGCCTCCGCCGCCGCccggagagagaggcgggtcgcCCGCTGGTGTTAGCCCCGGGCCGGCGGCCAAGCAGGAACCGCGGTGTGAGCGGGCGGAGCCGCTCAGGCTGCAGCTCGCCTCGCTGGCCCGCACCGTCACCCTGTGTACCTGCTGTCCCCTTCAGTACCACCGCCTGTACCAGAGCCACATGGCACTGCCGCATGCCGCCAGTCCCGACATGGGCATCTGGAGGAAAGCTGCCAACCTGCCGGCCGAGCTCCACGCTTACTCCAAAGACTCCTTGAACGGACAAAGAATTCACAAACCTGTCGTTTTGAAGCCCATCCCCACGAAACCCACTGTCCCTCCTCCCCTGTACAACGTCTATGGCTTTCTTTGA